The genomic DNA CCCCGGCAATCAGTCCCAGAAAACCGAAGATGGCCAGGATGAGCCCCTGCCTGAATCCGGCAAAAGCTCCGATCAACGCCACGACGATGATGACTCCATCTACCCAGGTCATTCTTCACCTCGCAAGAGCCAGGCTAGGCGCCAGGCCTTGATTATGTTACTCATATCATAATATACCAGGAGGTCAAGTCTAAGTAGCGAAACGACCCAACAGCCAGGTGATGATCACAAGAAGGACGATAGCCACCATGGGTGTAAGGTCAAACATGTCGACTTTGGGCACTATGCGGCGCAGAGGGGCGAGGATGGGTTCGGTGATGTAGTTGAGTATAACTATTATGGGGTTATCAGGGCTGATCTGAAACCAGGATAGGAGAGTCCGGATCACGATAGCCCACATAAGTAGTTGACATAAAATGAAAACGACCCCGACGAAGGTGTCCATATCCTATTCTCCTCTGAGAGCCTTTGCCTTTTCGTAACCGGCGATGATAGCCCGAGCCAGGAGTGCCCGCAGTCTGCCCTCCTCCAGCTGGTGCAATCCCTCGGCTGTCGTTCCTCCTGGCGAAGTGACCAGATTTCGCAGTTCAGCGGGGTGCTTGCCTGACTTCTGGGCCAGGTGTGTTGATCCCGAGACTGTCTCCAGCACC from Chloroflexota bacterium includes the following:
- a CDS encoding YggT family protein yields the protein MDTFVGVVFILCQLLMWAIVIRTLLSWFQISPDNPIIVILNYITEPILAPLRRIVPKVDMFDLTPMVAIVLLVIITWLLGRFAT